A window of Luteitalea sp. contains these coding sequences:
- a CDS encoding transcriptional regulator, protein MPLTRAFKDTVQARMQRDPAYRRELLREGIECLVTGDLETGKTILRDYINATVGFEDLSATLHKSPKSLMRMLGPQGNPRARNLFDVIVCLQRVERVHLGITTRPRSAA, encoded by the coding sequence ATGCCTCTCACACGAGCCTTTAAAGACACCGTCCAAGCACGGATGCAACGGGATCCAGCCTACCGGCGCGAGCTGCTCCGCGAAGGTATTGAGTGCCTCGTCACGGGGGATCTCGAGACCGGGAAGACGATCCTACGCGACTACATCAACGCCACGGTTGGCTTCGAGGACCTGAGTGCGACGCTGCACAAGTCGCCGAAGAGCCTGATGCGGATGCTGGGCCCGCAGGGAAATCCTCGAGCACGGAATCTGTTTGACGTAATCGTCTGTTTGCAACGCGTCGAACGCGTGCACCTCGGCATCACCACGCGTCCGCGCTCGGCAGCGTGA
- a CDS encoding VOC family protein, producing the protein MFENTKAFSGFAVDDLQKARDFYAKTLGLRVSEEHGLLTLHIAGSRDTLVYPKPDFTPATYTILNFPVDDVDRAVDELAARGVRFERYDGFDQDAKGIARRGTPYIAWFKDPSGNILSVLQVK; encoded by the coding sequence ATGTTCGAGAACACCAAGGCATTCAGTGGCTTCGCCGTCGACGACCTCCAGAAAGCGCGGGACTTCTATGCGAAGACACTCGGTCTGCGTGTGTCCGAGGAGCATGGCCTGCTCACGCTGCACATCGCTGGCAGCCGGGACACGCTGGTCTACCCCAAGCCGGACTTCACACCGGCGACCTACACCATCCTGAACTTCCCCGTTGACGACGTCGACAGGGCGGTTGACGAGCTGGCCGCGCGGGGCGTGCGCTTCGAGAGGTACGATGGGTTCGACCAGGACGCGAAGGGCATTGCGCGCCGTGGGACGCCGTACATCGCCTGGTTCAAGGATCCCTCTGGCAACATCCTGTCTGTGCTCCAGGTGAAATAG
- a CDS encoding sulfatase-like hydrolase/transferase encodes MLDYTTLRGLLPALASRCWPSRPTPRPAMDNGARSRTSSSMRILLTFLTVCLWSLPGGSSAQSDERPPDIVIFLTDDHSQLDATPYGSKEFRTPNMQRVADAGLMFTRAFVASPSCAPSRAALLTGLMPARNGAEPNHAKPRAELRKWPSYFQELGYEVVAFGKVSHYKHTADYGFDYFAHDTFHDHEAIPAAIEFLKKRDRNNAKPLCLFVGSNWPHVPWPEDPQGDDADTLTLPAGSVDTPATRKWRARYAAAVTNADNQLGLILAAVREHLGERTLFLFSSDHGAQWPFAKWNCYDAGIRVPLMISWPGVVKPGTRTDAMVSWLDFLPTLLEAAGGKAPQEIDGRSFLSVLRGERMTHRDRIFATHSGDGRWNVYPIRSIRTADWKYLWNLHPEFAFTTHIDLPGELGQRPYWSTWETAAKTDEGAAAIVKRYHARPEEELYDLRADPHEQQNLAGDPQHATQRKKMRAELEQWMQQQGDRRTVFNEPRLLSDQSSYGPNAPSGDAQKGSPKKPQE; translated from the coding sequence ATGCTAGACTACACCACTCTGCGCGGACTTCTTCCGGCGCTTGCTTCGCGTTGCTGGCCGTCGAGACCAACGCCACGCCCTGCCATGGACAACGGTGCGAGAAGCCGAACATCATCTTCCATGAGAATTCTCCTCACATTCCTGACAGTGTGCCTCTGGAGCCTTCCCGGCGGGAGCTCGGCCCAGAGCGACGAGCGACCACCCGACATTGTCATCTTCCTGACCGACGATCACAGCCAGCTGGACGCCACACCGTACGGCTCGAAGGAGTTTCGTACGCCGAACATGCAGCGCGTGGCCGACGCCGGATTGATGTTCACGCGCGCGTTCGTGGCGTCGCCGAGTTGCGCTCCGAGCCGTGCGGCCCTACTCACAGGGCTGATGCCGGCGCGTAATGGGGCCGAGCCGAACCACGCGAAGCCGCGTGCGGAATTGAGGAAGTGGCCCTCATATTTTCAGGAGCTCGGCTACGAGGTTGTCGCGTTTGGAAAGGTCTCTCACTACAAGCACACTGCTGATTACGGCTTCGATTATTTCGCGCACGATACGTTTCACGATCACGAGGCCATTCCGGCAGCGATCGAGTTCCTGAAGAAGCGAGATCGGAACAACGCCAAGCCGCTGTGTCTCTTCGTCGGGAGCAACTGGCCACACGTGCCATGGCCGGAAGATCCACAAGGCGACGACGCCGACACGCTGACACTTCCTGCCGGTTCCGTCGATACGCCCGCGACACGCAAGTGGCGTGCTCGTTACGCGGCTGCTGTGACGAACGCCGACAACCAGCTTGGGTTGATCCTCGCCGCCGTCCGGGAGCATCTCGGTGAGCGAACGCTCTTTCTCTTCAGCAGCGATCACGGAGCGCAGTGGCCGTTTGCCAAGTGGAATTGCTACGACGCTGGCATTCGTGTTCCTTTGATGATCTCGTGGCCGGGTGTGGTGAAGCCGGGCACACGCACGGATGCCATGGTGAGCTGGCTGGATTTTCTGCCCACGTTGTTGGAGGCAGCCGGCGGCAAGGCCCCCCAAGAGATCGATGGTCGTTCTTTCCTTTCGGTGTTGCGTGGCGAGCGCATGACGCACCGTGACCGCATCTTCGCGACACACAGCGGCGATGGTCGTTGGAATGTCTACCCGATTCGCAGTATTCGGACAGCGGACTGGAAGTATCTCTGGAATCTCCATCCGGAGTTCGCCTTCACGACGCACATTGATCTTCCGGGAGAGCTCGGACAACGCCCCTATTGGTCGACGTGGGAAACGGCAGCGAAGACCGATGAAGGGGCGGCGGCGATTGTGAAGCGATATCATGCTCGCCCCGAGGAGGAGCTCTACGACCTGCGGGCCGATCCCCACGAGCAGCAAAACCTCGCTGGTGATCCGCAGCATGCCACCCAGCGCAAGAAGATGCGCGCCGAGCTAGAGCAGTGGATGCAGCAGCAAGGCGACCGCCGCACTGTCTTCAATGAGCCGCGCCTGCTCAGTGATCAATCGAGCTACGGTCCGAATGCGCCGTCCGGCGATGCGCAGAAAGGCAGCCCAAAGAAGCCGCAAGAGTAA
- a CDS encoding aspartyl protease, translating to MLALDVANPADPATRESVEFLVDSGAVYSFVPRAVLDRLGIVAHGRQRFRLADGSGIERDRGDALFFYKGQRGAAPVIFAESDDATLLGAVTLESLGFVLDAVRRDLLPLPMVVAGSVGTRHP from the coding sequence GTGCTAGCCCTTGACGTGGCCAACCCTGCCGATCCAGCGACACGTGAATCCGTCGAGTTTCTGGTCGATTCAGGGGCTGTGTATTCGTTCGTGCCGCGCGCGGTGCTCGATCGACTCGGCATCGTCGCTCACGGTCGACAGCGCTTTCGGCTCGCCGACGGTTCAGGTATCGAGCGGGATCGCGGGGACGCGCTGTTCTTCTACAAGGGACAGCGCGGCGCAGCGCCGGTCATCTTCGCTGAGTCCGACGACGCAACGCTTCTCGGAGCTGTCACGCTCGAGTCGCTGGGATTCGTGCTCGATGCCGTCCGCCGCGACTTGCTCCCGTTACCCATGGTGGTCGCCGGATCTGTGGGGACCCGCCACCCCTGA
- a CDS encoding PadR family transcriptional regulator: protein MRRRHDGQQSHVRLKTRHYYILLSLAEGDRHGLAIAREVRALSDDRVRLWPATLYGSLEELRARGWIEELDNPRHRPADESERKRIYRITKRGRALLAAETELLEGLVRMARSRLKPRPGAAS, encoded by the coding sequence ATGCGCAGACGTCACGATGGGCAGCAGTCGCACGTGCGGTTGAAGACCCGCCACTATTACATCCTGCTGTCGCTCGCCGAGGGCGATCGTCATGGTTTGGCCATCGCTCGCGAGGTTCGAGCGCTGAGCGATGATCGCGTCCGGCTGTGGCCGGCGACCCTCTACGGCTCGCTCGAGGAGCTGCGGGCGCGCGGCTGGATCGAGGAGCTGGACAATCCGAGACACCGCCCGGCAGACGAGAGCGAGCGGAAGCGCATCTATCGCATCACAAAGCGCGGGCGCGCGCTGCTGGCAGCGGAGACGGAGCTGCTCGAGGGCTTGGTGCGCATGGCGCGCTCGCGTCTGAAGCCACGGCCAGGAGCCGCGTCATGA